The following are from one region of the Streptomyces decoyicus genome:
- a CDS encoding FtsW/RodA/SpoVE family cell cycle protein, translated as MTFAALAQAPDRRRTEAWLLAFAVLIADFGYAFTGLSMTGRLPGGLAGFAVSMFFVALVPHLVLRRYAPRADPLILPLATLLTGIGLVLLHRLDLTYAQTPRLKIAEAASGQLVWTVIGVAVCIAILLVLRDHRILQRYIYLTMVVALVLLMAPAFFGADMYGAKRWILLGPLSLQPGEFVKIMISVFFAGYLTVNRDALALAGRRVLGVQLPPGRQLAPIFTIWVISLLVLVFERDLGTSLIFFGVFVIMLYMATERTSWVLCGLAMAAIGAAVVGSIEPHVKGRIMAWLHPMDIFLPEDRRPPGLISDQAAQALFSFGSGGISGSGLGQGHPELIGFAGNSDFILTTVGEEMGLAGVMVVIMLYVLLAQRGLRVGLTARDPFGKLLAVGLSGALLLQVFVVAGGVTGLIPLTGKALPFLAKGGSSLVANWVMVALLLRISDHAQRRRERV; from the coding sequence ATGACGTTCGCCGCGCTGGCCCAGGCACCGGACCGCCGGCGGACCGAGGCATGGCTGCTCGCCTTCGCCGTACTGATCGCGGACTTCGGCTACGCCTTCACCGGCCTGTCGATGACCGGCCGGCTGCCCGGCGGGCTGGCCGGCTTCGCCGTCAGCATGTTCTTCGTGGCGCTGGTCCCGCATCTGGTCCTGCGCCGCTACGCGCCCCGCGCCGATCCGCTGATCCTGCCGCTGGCGACGCTGCTGACCGGGATAGGTCTGGTGCTGCTGCACCGCCTGGACCTCACCTACGCGCAAACGCCCCGGCTGAAGATCGCCGAGGCGGCGAGCGGCCAGCTGGTGTGGACGGTGATCGGGGTGGCGGTCTGTATAGCCATCCTGCTGGTGCTGCGCGATCACCGCATCCTCCAGCGCTACATCTATCTGACGATGGTGGTCGCGCTGGTGCTGCTGATGGCGCCGGCCTTCTTCGGCGCCGACATGTACGGCGCCAAGCGCTGGATTCTGCTCGGACCGCTGTCCCTCCAGCCCGGCGAGTTCGTGAAGATCATGATCTCGGTGTTCTTCGCGGGCTATCTCACCGTCAACCGCGATGCGCTGGCGCTGGCCGGACGCCGCGTCCTGGGCGTCCAGCTGCCTCCGGGGCGGCAGCTCGCGCCGATCTTCACGATCTGGGTGATCAGCCTGCTGGTGCTGGTCTTCGAACGGGACCTGGGCACCTCGCTGATCTTCTTCGGCGTCTTCGTGATCATGCTGTACATGGCCACCGAGCGCACGAGTTGGGTGCTCTGCGGCCTGGCCATGGCCGCGATCGGCGCCGCCGTCGTCGGCTCCATAGAGCCGCACGTCAAGGGCCGGATCATGGCCTGGCTGCACCCGATGGACATCTTTCTGCCCGAGGACCGCCGGCCGCCGGGGCTGATCTCCGACCAGGCCGCGCAGGCACTGTTCAGCTTCGGCAGCGGCGGCATCTCGGGCAGCGGCCTGGGCCAGGGCCACCCTGAGCTGATCGGCTTCGCCGGTAACAGCGACTTCATCCTCACCACCGTCGGCGAGGAGATGGGGCTGGCCGGAGTGATGGTCGTGATCATGCTGTACGTGCTGCTCGCCCAGCGCGGACTGCGGGTGGGCCTGACCGCCCGCGACCCGTTCGGCAAACTGCTCGCCGTCGGTCTCTCCGGGGCGCTGCTGCTCCAGGTCTTCGTGGTCGCCGGCGGCGTCACCGGCCTGATCCCCCTGACCGGCAAGGCCCTGCCGTTCCTCGCCAAGGGCGGCTCGTCCCTGGTCGCGAACTGGGTGATGGTGGCCCTGCTCCTACGCATCAGCGACCACGCGCAGCGGCGGCGCGAGCGGGTCTGA